The Vigna unguiculata cultivar IT97K-499-35 chromosome 6, ASM411807v1, whole genome shotgun sequence genome contains a region encoding:
- the LOC114188495 gene encoding uncharacterized protein LOC114188495 gives MGEERRKAVEEEVRKLEGAEFIREIKYTTWLANVVMVKKASGKWRMCTDFTDLNKVCPKDAYPLPSIDRLVDGASGHNYLSFLDAYSGYNQIPMYGPDESKTAFITDRANFCYEVMPFGLKNAGATYQRLMDRVFRGQIGRSMEVYVDDMVVKSQTIEEHVRDLGEVFHRLRKYNMRLNPEKCVFGVPAGKFLGFMLTARGIEANPDKCAAIVEMRSPKNLKEVQRLMGRLTSLARFLPRLTEKVRPILRIMKKQTTEKWDDQCEAAFQQIKEMISAPPIMSRPVEGLPLQLYLSVIDDTISAALVQEAPEQRPVYFISRVLQSAETRYQLIEKIALALLTAARRLRQYFQSHQVVVRTDHPIAKILRKPDLAGRMIAWSVELSEFGLRYEPRGSVKGQHLADFAAELHGPTPSPEQTWILFVDGSSDKQSAGAGIVIEGPNGFTVEHSLQFQFKASNNQAEYEALIAGLRLAKDLGATRLKCNTDSKLVVGQVQGEYQVKDDLLLQYYHKAVEAMKEFEEVTIHHIPRAENARADRLSKLADGKEKGQLKTIIRQTLTRPSAGECAAIERSADWTTEIRELLKRCEAGEEVRPTERKRALRFVIIGEDLYKRGFTAPLLKCLSADEAAYVMNEVHNGICGMHTGRRTMKARILRAGYFWPTMEQDCEAMIRKCEGCQAHGNDIKRASTELHSLTAPWPFAQWGMDIVGPFPVGRAQKKFILVAVDYFTKWVEAEALANITARQVHSFVWRSIICRFGLPHTIITDNGRQFIDKKLKDFYKQVGIRHVTSSVEHPQTNGQAEAMNKVIVAELKKRLGEAKGAWVDELPQVLWAYRCTPHGTTGESPFNLTYGTDAMLPVEVGEPTLRREMQDLEVNCGRLREELDWTTERRERAAVRAEACRRMVARRYNAKVKPRSFVKGDLVWRKTNDARKKSTQGKLAPNWEGPFRVTESLQNGAYRLEHLSGKEIPNMWNASHLKMYYS, from the coding sequence atggGGGAAGAGAGAAGGAAGGCGGTTGAGGAGGAAGTGAGAAAGCTAGAAGGGGCGGAGTTCATCAGGGAGATTAAGTATACTACCTGGTTGGCGAACGTGGTCATGGTAAAGAAGGCGAGCGGGAAATGGAGGATGTGCACGGACTTCACCGACCTCAATAAAGTCTGCCCGAAGGACGCCTACCCGCTGCCCAGCATCGATCGGCTGGTGGATGGGGCCTCGGGGCATAACTACTTGAGTTTTCTGGATGCGTACTCTGGGTACAACCAGATTCCCATGTATGGCCCAGACGAATCCAAAACGGCGTTCATAACGGATCGAGCAAACTTCTGCTACGAGGTCATGCCGTTCGGTCTAAAGAACGCAGGGGCTACTTATCAAAGGCTAATGGATCGGGTCTTTCGTGGGCAGATCGGTCGGTCCATGGAAGTGTATGTGGACGACATGGTTGTGAAATCGCAGACGATCGAAGAGCACGTTCGCGACCTCGGGGAGGTCTTCCACCGGTTGCGCAAATATAACATGCGTCTCAACCCAGAGAAATGTGTTTTTGGGGTGCCGGCAGGGAAATTTTTAGGTTTCATGCTGACGGCCCGAGGCATAGAGGCGAATCCCGACAAGTGCGCTGCTATTGTTGAGATGAGGAGCCCTAAAAATTTAAAGGAGGTTCAGCGGTTGATGGGGCGACTGACTTCTCTGGCGCGATTTCTACCCAGGCTGACAGAGAAGGTTAGGCCGATCCTGAGAATCATGAAGAAGCAGACTACGGAGAAGTGGGATGATCAGTGTGAGGCGGCGTTTCAACAAATAAAGGAGATGATCAGCGCACCACCGATCATGAGCCGACCGGTGGAAGGGCTGCCCCTGCAGTTATACCTGTCGGTCATAGACGACACGATCAGCGCAGCCTTGGTGCAAGAAGCCCCGGAGCAGCGGCCTGTTTATTTCATCAGCCGAGTTCTACAGAGTGCGGAAACGAGGTATCAGTTGATAGAGAAGATAGCCTTGGCACTATTAACGGCCGCACGACGGCTGCGCCAGTATTTCCAGAGTCACCAGGTGGTCGTCCGAACCGATCATCCCATAGCCAAGATACTTCGAAAGCCCGACTTGGCCGGTAGGATGATTGCCTGGTCGGTTGAGTTGTCTGAGTTCGGTCTCAGGTACGAACCTAGAGGATCGGTCAAAGGGCAGCATTTGGCCGACTTTGCAGCCGAACTCCACGGACCGACCCCTTCGCCCGAGCAAACGTGGATCCTCTTCGTTGACGGATCGTCGGACAAACAAAGTGCCGGAGCGGGAATCGTCATTGAAGGACCGAACGGTTTTACAGTGGAGCACTCCTTGCAGTTCCAGTTTAAAGCCTCAAATAACCAGGCGGAGTATGAAGCGCTGATCGCCGGATTAAGACTAGCAAAAGACTTGGGCGCGACGAGGTTGAAGTGTAACACCGACTCGAAGCTCGTTGTCGGGCAGGTACAGGGTGAATACCAAGTCAAGGATGATTTGCTGCTTCAGTACTACCACAAGGCTGTTGAAGCCATGAAAGAATTCGAAGAAGTTACCATCCACCACATCCCCCGAGCGGAGAACGCTAGAGCCGATAGGCTATCCAAGCTGGCGGACGGAAAGGAGAAGGGCCAATTGAAGACGATTATCAGGCAAACCCTGACGAGACCTTCGGCGGGAGAATGCGCTGCAATAGAACGATCGGCTGATTGGACTACCGAGATACGAGAACTCTTAAAGAGGTGCGAGGCTGGAGAAGAGGTCAGACCGACGGAAAGGAAGAGGGCGCTCCGTTTCGTAATCATCGGAGAAGATCTATACAAGAGAGGCTTCACAGCGCCACTCCTTAAGTGCTTATCTGCAGATGAAGCGGCATACGTCATGAACGAGGTCCATAACGGCATCTGCGGAATGCACACCGGTCGGCGGACGATGAAAGCAAGGATACTCCGAGCGGGATATTTTTGGCCGACCATGGAACAGGACTGCGAAGCCATGATACGCAAGTGCGAAGGATGTCAAGCCCATGGAAATGATATAAAAAGAGCGTCGACCGAGTTACATAGCTTGACGGCTCCATGGCCGTTCGCTCAATGGGGCATGGACATCGTCGGACCCTTTCCGGTGGGCCGGGCGCAGAAGAAGTTCATACTTGTGGCAGTAGATTATTTTACGAAATGGGTAGAAGCAGAGGCATTGGCTAACATAACCGCTCGGCAAGTCCACTCCTTCGTCTGGCGCAGCATCATATGCCGATTCGGCCTCCCTCACACGATCATTACTGACAACGGCCGTCAGTTCATCGACAAGAAGTTAAAGGACTTCTATAAGCAAGTAGGAATAAGACACGTTACTAGCTCGGTCGAGCATCCCCAAACCAACGGCCAGGCTGAGGCCATGAACAAAGTCATAGTGGCGGAATTAAAGAAAAGGTTGGGAGAAGCCAAAGGAGCATGGGTTGACGAGCTGCCACAAGTCCTTTGGGCCTATCGTTGCACGCCGCACGGAACGACCGGGGAATCTCCCTTCAACCTAACATATGGAACCGACGCCATGCTACCAGTCGAAGTAGGAGAGCCGACCCTTCGGCGGGAGATGCAAGATCTTGAGGTCAATTGTGGACGACTGCGCGAGGAATTGGATTGGACGACCGAGCGGAGAGAGCGAGCAGCCGTGCGAGCTGAAGCGTGCAGGAGAATGGTGGCAAGAAGATATAACGCGAAGGTCAAACCAAGAAGTTTCGTCAAGGGAGATCTAGTTTGGAGGAAAACCAATGATGCACGAAAAAAGTCAACACAGGGAAAGTTAGCACCAAACTGGGAGGGCCCGTTCCGCGTGACCGAGAGCCTGCAAAACGGAGCCTATCGGCTGGAGCACTTGAGTGGCAAAGAAATACCCAACATGTGGAACGCGTCACACCTCAAGATGTATTACAGTTAA
- the LOC114188496 gene encoding uncharacterized protein LOC114188496, translating to MSVKIKGLSDEIARHHFSYGLQPGVFADKISRKKPQTMEEMRERAAKFIQMEDMQEFRVKKREKEDAALTKPPVSRPSKPILQEAFSADSLPAIRKKPPPPDADGSKHCQYHRSIGHTTEECHTLRDKIEELIRQGHLKKYIRQDRPPQSPVRHRSPMRRVLPPRSERKREPEREKRRREPSRSHRSPRRSRSRSQERPLRGYINTISGGFAGGGSSSAARKRHVRALKSVHLVEKKVRSMPPITFTNDDFKAPDPDHDDPMVISIEVAEYGIGKVLVDQGSSVNILYWKTFQRMNLSEDLIVPYNEQIVGFSGEWVDTRGYVDLRTRIGSRKDGREVRVRFMLVEANTSYNVLLGRPCLNAFGAIVSTLHLAMKFPSDKGTICTVHADQQVARQCYAAGLRIRPHSRPRKQHRSEVAMTDLNSRTNTEDRLQPEGETKEILIGSQPGQFTKIGGALSVEEEELLGAVILESKDLFA from the exons ATGTCGGTCAAGATAAAAGGTCTCAGCGACGAGATTGCGCGACATCACTTTTCTTACGGGCTCCAGCCGGGAGTTTTTGCGGACAAGATAAGCCGAAAGAAGCCGCAGACGATGGAGGAGATGAGGGAACGCGCGGCCAAATTCATACAGATGGAAGACATGCAAGAGTTTAGGgtaaagaagagagagaaggaggaTGCAGCACTCACAAAGCCGCCCGTTTCTAGACCGAGCAAACC GATCTTACAGGAGGCCTTTAGTGCCGATTCACTCCCAGCAATTAGGAAGAAGCCTCCGCCACCCGATGCCGACGGGAGTAAGCATTGCCAGTACCATCGGTCTATCGGGCATACCACCGAAGAGTGCCACACGCTCCGCGACAAGATAGAAGAACTGATTCGACAAGGGCACTTGAAGAAGTACATTCGGCAAGATCGTCCCCCGCAGAGCCCGGTGAGGCACCGAAGCCCGATGAGAAGGGTCCTTCCACCCCGTTCGGAGAGGAAAAGGGAGCCCGAGCGCGAGAAACGTAGGAGAGAACCATCCCGGTCACATCGGAGTCCGAGAAGGAGCCGCAGCCGTAGCCAGGAAAGACCCCTGAGAGGTTACATCAACACCATCTCCGGGGGGTTCGCCGGAGGAGGATCAAGCTCTGCAGCTCGAAAAAGACACGTTCGGGCGTTGAAATCGGTTCACCTGGTTGAGAAGAAGGTCCGATCGATGCCTCCCATCACATTTACGAACGACGACTTCAAGGCGCCCGATCCTGATCATGATGACCCGATGGTCATCTCGATAGAGGTGGCTGAGTATGGGATCGGGAAGGTGTTGGTCGATCAGGGAAGCTCTGTCAACATCTTATACTGGAAGACTTTCCAGAGGATGAACCTCTCCGAGGACCTGATCGTGCCATACAACGAGCAGATAGTCGGCTTCTCAGGCGAATGGGTGGACACGAGAGGATACGTGGATCTCCGCACCAGGATCGGCTCACGGAAGGACGGTCGGGAGGTAAGAGTTAGATTCATGTTAGTTGAAGCTAACACCTCCTACAATGTGTTGTTAGGGAGACCCTGTTTGAACGCTTTCGGAGCGATTGTGTCTACCCTCCacctggccatgaagttcccgtcGGACAAGGGGACTATATGCACGGTGCATGCAGATCAACAGGTCGCCAGGCAATGCTACGCTGCGGGATTAAGGATCAGACCTCACAGCCGACCGCGCAAGCAACACCGATCGGAGGTTGCCATGACAGACTTAAACTCCCGGACGAATACGGAGGATCGGTTGCAACCAGAAGGAGAAACAAAGGAGATCCTGATCGGGAGCCAGCCTGGACAATTCACGAAGATCGGGGGAGCCCTGAGCgtggaggaagaagaactccTGGGAGCGGTGATTTTAGAAAGCAAAGATTTGTTTGCATGA